A region from the Clavibacter sp. A6099 genome encodes:
- a CDS encoding aldo/keto reductase family oxidoreductase, whose amino-acid sequence MSTDLPGGLFPLAHDLTVTRFGYGAMQLAGPRVFGPPADPDAARAVLREAVALGITHIDTADFYGPGHTNALIEEALFPYPEHLHIVTKVGSLRDAKGRWPQALSAAELRQAVYDNLTHLTLDVLDVVNLRVGAFDSPTDGSIEEPFTALAELQREGLIRHLGVSNVTPAQVAEARGIAPIVSVQNHYNLARRDDDALIDELAADGIAYVPYFPLGGFSPLQSETLARVAASLGSAPLPVALAWLLRRSPNVLVIAGTSSVEHLRENVAGVRIRLPEDALAELEGIGG is encoded by the coding sequence ATGTCCACCGACCTGCCCGGAGGGCTCTTCCCCCTCGCCCACGACCTCACCGTCACGCGCTTCGGCTACGGCGCCATGCAGCTCGCGGGGCCGCGCGTGTTCGGGCCGCCCGCGGATCCCGACGCCGCCCGCGCCGTGCTGCGCGAGGCCGTCGCGCTCGGGATCACGCACATCGACACGGCCGACTTCTACGGCCCCGGGCACACGAACGCGCTCATCGAGGAGGCGCTGTTCCCGTACCCGGAGCACCTGCACATCGTCACGAAGGTCGGATCCCTGCGCGACGCGAAGGGCCGCTGGCCGCAGGCGCTCTCCGCGGCCGAGCTCCGCCAGGCCGTCTACGACAACCTCACGCACCTGACGCTCGACGTGCTCGACGTCGTGAACCTCCGCGTGGGCGCCTTCGACAGCCCGACCGACGGATCCATCGAGGAGCCGTTCACCGCCCTCGCCGAGCTGCAGCGGGAGGGCCTGATCCGGCACCTCGGCGTGAGCAACGTGACGCCCGCGCAGGTGGCCGAGGCCCGCGGGATCGCGCCGATCGTGAGCGTGCAGAACCACTACAACCTGGCGCGCCGCGACGACGACGCGCTCATCGACGAGCTGGCCGCCGACGGCATCGCGTACGTGCCCTACTTCCCGCTCGGCGGGTTCTCGCCGCTGCAGTCGGAGACGCTGGCGCGCGTGGCGGCATCGCTGGGCTCGGCGCCGCTTCCGGTCGCGCTCGCGTGGCTCCTGCGGCGGTCGCCGAACGTGCTCGTCATCGCGGGCACGTCGTCGGTGGAGCACCTGCGCGAGAACGTGGCGGGGGTGCGGATCCGGCTGCCGGAGGATGCGCTCGCGGAGCTGGAGGGGATCGGCGGCTGA
- a CDS encoding LysR family transcriptional regulator, giving the protein MDPARLRLLRELGDRGSVAAVAVAMHVSASAVSQQLAALQAGVAVPLTVKRGRRLVLTEAGEALAAASVRVDEALAAARDAVGSFLEHDARVVRVSAFHSAGLALFGPLLAELAGAEGSGTGVALADADVAQGDFAGLTADHDLVVAHRLPHDPPWPTARLVVVPLLVEPLDVALHAGHPLASSAGIAPDQLRDERWISTHAGFPLAGVLDHLGALIGQAPRIVHSVNEFSVAAQIVRAGDAIAVMPRTTGAPLAVDGMVLRPVLGATLVRHVDVLARPDALAQAPVRVVLAALRRVAEAAAAAAERAAVS; this is encoded by the coding sequence ATGGATCCCGCCCGCCTCCGTCTCCTGCGCGAGCTCGGCGACCGGGGGAGCGTCGCGGCCGTGGCGGTCGCGATGCACGTGAGCGCATCCGCCGTCTCGCAGCAGCTCGCCGCGCTGCAGGCCGGCGTCGCGGTGCCGCTCACCGTCAAGCGCGGGCGGCGGCTGGTGCTCACGGAGGCCGGGGAGGCGCTCGCTGCGGCGTCGGTGCGCGTGGACGAGGCGCTCGCCGCGGCCCGGGACGCCGTCGGGTCGTTCCTCGAGCACGACGCCCGGGTCGTCCGCGTCTCCGCATTCCACAGCGCCGGTCTCGCGCTCTTCGGGCCGCTGCTCGCGGAGCTGGCGGGCGCGGAGGGATCCGGCACGGGCGTCGCGCTCGCGGACGCCGACGTGGCGCAGGGCGACTTCGCCGGCCTCACCGCGGATCACGACCTCGTCGTCGCGCACCGCCTCCCGCACGACCCGCCGTGGCCGACCGCCCGCCTCGTGGTCGTGCCGCTCCTCGTGGAGCCGCTCGACGTCGCCCTCCACGCCGGGCACCCGCTCGCATCGTCCGCGGGCATCGCGCCCGACCAGCTCCGCGACGAGCGGTGGATCTCCACCCACGCCGGCTTCCCGCTCGCGGGCGTGCTCGACCACCTGGGCGCCCTGATCGGGCAGGCGCCGCGCATCGTCCACAGCGTCAACGAGTTCTCGGTGGCCGCGCAGATCGTGCGGGCCGGCGACGCGATCGCCGTGATGCCGCGCACGACCGGCGCGCCGCTCGCGGTCGACGGGATGGTGCTGCGGCCGGTACTCGGCGCGACCCTCGTGCGCCACGTCGACGTGCTCGCCCGGCCGGACGCGCTCGCGCAGGCGCCCGTCCGCGTGGTGCTGGCGGCGCTGCGGCGGGTGGCGGAGGCCGCGGCCGCCGCCGCCGAGCGGGCTGCCGTGAGCTGA
- a CDS encoding DMT family transporter: MASRTRPEPVVDLLLLAVAAVWGASFLAAKDLAAETGVPAAVALRFLVAVVATGLVCVARRERLPRGRGLLIAAALGCSQAAVIGLETWGVHLTSATNAGLLISLALVMTPVLEGAASRSWLPRSYFVAAVAAVVGVALLVSEGGLRAPTPGDGLVIAAAVVRAVHVTASGRLTRGRSEGSLGVVLVQMGVCAALFSAMAGPDLPAAAAALDAPGWAGVLFLGVLCSLFAFAVQLWAVRRTSASRASILMGTEPVWALLVGVVLAGEAIGPVGAAGAALIVAASYAGQAIERRHRARIGAAVGPVGQDGGMPSRAPADRSLDPAA; this comes from the coding sequence ATGGCCTCCCGCACCCGCCCCGAGCCCGTCGTCGACCTGCTGCTCCTGGCCGTCGCGGCCGTCTGGGGCGCGAGCTTCCTCGCGGCCAAGGACCTCGCGGCGGAGACGGGTGTGCCGGCGGCCGTCGCGCTGCGCTTCCTCGTCGCGGTCGTCGCGACCGGGCTGGTCTGCGTGGCCCGGCGCGAGCGGCTGCCCCGCGGTCGCGGCCTCCTCATCGCGGCGGCGCTCGGCTGCTCGCAGGCCGCGGTCATCGGCCTCGAGACCTGGGGCGTGCACCTGACGAGCGCGACCAACGCGGGCCTCCTCATCAGCCTGGCGCTCGTGATGACGCCCGTGCTCGAGGGCGCCGCGTCGCGCTCGTGGCTGCCGCGGTCGTACTTCGTCGCGGCGGTCGCGGCCGTGGTGGGCGTCGCGCTGCTCGTCTCGGAGGGCGGGCTGCGCGCGCCGACCCCGGGCGACGGGCTGGTGATCGCCGCGGCGGTCGTGCGGGCCGTGCACGTCACCGCGAGCGGGCGCCTCACACGCGGGCGCAGCGAGGGATCCCTCGGCGTCGTCCTCGTGCAGATGGGCGTGTGCGCGGCCCTCTTCTCCGCGATGGCGGGGCCCGACCTGCCCGCGGCGGCCGCGGCGCTCGACGCCCCGGGCTGGGCGGGCGTCCTCTTCCTCGGGGTGCTGTGCTCGCTGTTCGCGTTCGCCGTGCAGCTCTGGGCCGTGAGGCGGACGTCGGCGTCGCGCGCGAGCATCCTCATGGGCACCGAGCCGGTGTGGGCGCTGCTGGTGGGCGTGGTGCTGGCCGGGGAGGCGATCGGGCCGGTCGGCGCGGCCGGGGCGGCGCTGATCGTCGCGGCGTCGTACGCGGGCCAGGCGATCGAGCGGCGGCACCGGGCGCGGATCGGCGCGGCGGTCGGCCCGGTCGGCCAGGATGGCGGCATGCCCTCGCGCGCCCCGGCCGACCGGTCCCTGGATCCCGCCGCATGA
- a CDS encoding YidH family protein gives MTAPDPGSPPSDRRFPRSVYREGAEPDVRFTLANERTFLAWIRTSLALIAGGVALEALGLGLQPGFRLAASIVLILTGIAAPAQAWIGWKRTERALRRDRPLPSAALSLPLGIAVVAAGVLVLLGVLTA, from the coding sequence ATGACCGCCCCCGACCCCGGCTCGCCGCCGAGCGACCGCCGCTTCCCGCGGAGCGTCTACCGCGAGGGCGCCGAGCCCGACGTGCGCTTCACCCTCGCGAACGAGCGCACGTTCCTCGCCTGGATCCGCACCTCGCTCGCCCTGATCGCCGGCGGCGTCGCGCTCGAGGCGCTGGGGCTCGGGCTGCAGCCGGGGTTCCGACTCGCGGCCTCGATCGTGCTGATCCTCACCGGGATCGCCGCGCCCGCGCAGGCCTGGATCGGCTGGAAGCGCACCGAGCGCGCCCTCCGCCGCGACCGCCCGCTGCCGTCGGCCGCGCTGTCGCTGCCGCTCGGGATCGCCGTGGTCGCGGCCGGGGTGCTCGTGCTGCTGGGCGTGCTGACGGCGTGA
- a CDS encoding DUF202 domain-containing protein: MSTPDPAGRPSDPGLQPERTALAWRRTALALVVGSLLGLRVLPTLLGAAGLVVAAAGVLAALAVLTTAHLRYRRVHRILTAGSVDPGTGLPGGALPALVAALTACAGLAALFLALGR, from the coding sequence GTGAGCACGCCGGATCCGGCCGGCCGCCCCTCCGACCCCGGCCTCCAGCCCGAGCGCACGGCGCTCGCGTGGCGGCGCACGGCGCTGGCGCTCGTCGTCGGATCCCTCCTCGGGCTGCGCGTGCTCCCGACGCTCCTCGGCGCGGCCGGCCTGGTCGTCGCCGCGGCCGGTGTGCTCGCCGCCCTCGCCGTGCTCACGACCGCGCACCTCCGCTACCGGCGCGTGCACCGGATCCTCACCGCGGGATCCGTCGACCCCGGCACCGGCCTCCCCGGCGGCGCGCTCCCCGCGCTCGTGGCCGCCCTCACCGCGTGCGCCGGCCTCGCCGCGCTCTTCCTGGCGCTCGGACGCTGA